The genomic segment aagtattttatatatttaacattgttttcaattttaagaTCTTTTTATGCCTTACTTGGCAAGGTAGGTATACTCTGTTCATTCCTGAAGAAATTCTCTGGATCAACCGCAGTTTTAATCTTCACTAATCGATCAAAGTTCACTCCAAAATACTTCTTTCCATACACCTTCCCTTCCTTGTAACTATTCTTCCCGTGATCGTTCACACCGATATCCACATCCCGGTAGTTCAAGTAAGCACTCCTAGGCTTCTTGCTCACAAAACCGGTCATGAATCTGTAAAGCACTTTAGCCTGGTTCAAGTAGCCCTTCTCTATCTCCGGAGAGTTTTCTTTCCAGTTCACAGAGTACTGAATCTTGAAAAGCTTCTTTCTATGCGGAAACGGCGTCGCGTCAACCGCAACCTCAGCCATTTTCCCACCATAGGGGTTAAAAACAAGCCCTATTTTCCCTAACTCGATCATCTTCTTGAACAGAGACTCAATCCCTTTCTTTGGAATCGCAGTCGCTACATAATCAGACTTCCTCTTCCCAAAACTCGCAGTATCGAGTTCCCGATCAAGAAGCACCTTAGGATTAGTCTTAGTTGCATTCTCATTGTTATCCCACCATAAAACAGATTGAATCCATGTCATCTCCTGacaatccttcttcttcaatcccaATTCAGGAAACTCCTTACGAAGCAACGCAACAACTTCGTCTGCTCTGCCTAAGAACAGAGCAACCACAGAAGCTCTCACAgtcttcaccttcttcctcgtcaCGGGTTGAATCAACATCCTCATAAACAGACTCGGATCTGTCTTCGGACCCACGGATTGCCATTTATAAACCATATCCACAGCTCCTGAATCCATATACTGCTCCACTCTAAACACCGTAACAGTTTTTGGTACAGGAACAAGCTTGACCTTGTATCCCAAAACAACGCCGAAGCTAGCTCCTCCTCCACCGGAGATAGCCCAGAAAAGATCCTCACCCATGGCTTTCCGGTCCAAAATCTGACCTTTGACGTCAACGATCTTAGCATCCTCAACGTAATCCACAGATAACCCAAATTTCCTCACCATATTACCGTAACCAGCGCCGCTTATATGACCACCGACACCAACCGTGGGACAAACTCCGGCGGGAAAGCCATGAACTTTGCTTTTCTCCCAAATTCCGTGATAAACTTCTCCTAGAGTCGCTCCGGCGGAGATCCACGCCGATTGATCGGCGATATTGACGGTGACGTCTCGGAGATTCGACATGTCGAGGATGAAAAAGGGTTTGTCAGAGATGTAAGATAGACCTTCGTAATCATGGCCGCCACTTCGGATTTTGACGAggaaattttgggtttttgagcAAACGACGGCGGCGCTGACGTGGCTCTCGGAGCGAGGTGTGACGATGATCGTGGGTTTGGGAGTAGAGGAAGTGTTGAATCTCGCATTGCGGATGTAAGCACGGAGTACGGAGGTATAAGAAGGGTTGCTGTGAGAGAAGACGTTGTCAgtgatttgtgtttgtggggATTTCGTCTTGTCGGAGAAACATTGAACGAATGATTCGTAGATTGAGTCAGACGACGGAGGTGCAGCGAACGTGGAGAAAGGGAGAGATACGAGGAAGAGGACAACACAAAGGACAGAGACAAAGGTTTGTTCTTTAATCATCCTtgtagtgagagagagagagattcgtTGCTGCTTCTCTGTTCTGTCTGTACTTTTATAACTGCTGATCAGTGgagataaatgtttttttttttttcatgtaatcaatttaattttgacAATATCTAGACATACTGTTTTgggtatatattattaatcacAATGgcataatattatagttttgtTATGTGGGttgtttaattttgagttattttaatcaATGGTCAACATTTGTCAAAGACTCAAAAGGTCGTAGTGATTAGGAACTGCAGAGGAAAGTATCAAATTAGGCCTAAATCATCAAATTAGATTTATCTTCTTTATCTTGATTTGATTTCACAAATTTCATTGCTTTTTCGTGAACTAAATTTCCATTtaaatatagaaacaaatttaatttttatatgacaaATCATGTATATCCGCAAATTAACACATTTCCTAAAATCTGAAAACTTTTTTGAAGATATGTACTTGGTTAAttccaatatttttaaaaccggaccggtaaCTGAACCGCGAAAGCTTTTGGGTCATGAGTCAATATGGTTCGACAGGGGTCAACCaggttcaattgattttgatgatatttttataaataataggtaaggatatgttttctatttttttttcaatgattacaaCTATGATATAAGTggttataccaaataaaatacttcaataatcataatgtcttttttttaagtaataaacTCAAAATGTAACAAACTAACCAttaccaataaaatattttagcaATCATTCTCTTCCATTATGTACACTAGGGAAAAAAATGGACACCAAATTGATTACCAAAACATGCACTGATCAAacatcttttattataaaaataattggtttcaataaaattaccttgattttgaaaatttgtggtGTGAGTTGCAGAGATTTCAaactagaaagaaaacaaactagTCTGAAAAGTAAAAAGTTCAATTACGGAAATTTTTATCTTAAGAAACCCTACTACTGCTAAGAATAAAACTAGAAAGGTAATTAATTGCACtcgtttttacaaaaaaagttagaacCCGGTTTTATCTGGTTCAATGGTTCAccggtttttgggtttttggagggttgatatggttttttaccggttcaatttttttgggttttaatataaatccAACCCAGGTATGCTGCCGGTTCACGGGTTAACGTAGTTCGACCGccggtccggtccggttttgaaaatattggttaattcctaaaataatttatcttaatattttgattaaatttttcattGTTCTTCATTTTATGGCAAAATCTTCAAGGCTATGTTTATCTTACCAATCCACGTAAATATGCGTGAATATTGGATAAATAAGTTAACATAAaagttacattaaaaaaaaaaacataaaaagcatataacaattaaatcaaaaagtGTGGATCATCATGCTTTGTCGGGTATTAGCTTATTGGTATATCAGTGTTTTGTGAatggttcttggaaagaaaacaatcaaTATGCAGGTACAGGATAGTTCTGCGTGTCACCAAATGGAGGTGCAACGACCATGGGAGCATCTAATCTTCGATGAAGTCTCTTATGTCTGCACACTGAAGTGGAAGTAGTAGTCTGGGCGATCAAGTGTATGTTGAGAGTCGGTGTTCAAGACATAGTATTTCTTATCAACTGCTCTGATTTGGTGAGGATGGTGTCTTCATCCTCTGAGTGACCAGCTTTTAGAATACATATGGAGGAAATGAAGATTGATAGGGgaaatttctcttctttttctttatctttagtcTTTCTTAGTGTTAATATCAAGGCAGATAATTTGGCGCCACGAGTGCCACGAGTTCATTTGAGCTGATTCTTCGTAACATAGTTGttgaccaaagaaaagaaaaatcaaaaagtttATTCAAACCACTCGTAACACTTTACTGTAgctgtaaaaataaaaacacttccACTGTATGATCTGTTCTCACGAAGtttttgaatctttaaaaattcaTTCAACTTCAGATAAAGATCTGAAAAGAGTGAGGCTCTGTTCATCTTATGAAGAGATATCATCactcaactaaaacaaaacacaaaagaaaagaagcaatCTCAATATTCTAGAAGACGTGTAAGATCACCGTGGCAGCTACGGTGGCTCTTCCAGCCCGTGACCACCGTCTTGCCGTTCCCGGCGCTGGCAACAACGTTCCCGTTGCATCTGCGACCAAATCAGGTCCAAAAGTCAACATTATCATTTCATTACACAAAATTGCAGGTCACAAGAAAGAATCATCGTAAACTACTCCAAACCAAACCATACAGTTTCCACAATTATCGCCTTAAACTTGAATAGCAGGGAGCAATTTTCAAACAATCACTGGTTTGGAATTAACCAGAACTTTGACTTATTACATACGCTTGTTGTAGAGTTCCATGAACAAAGAAACTATACAATCTACAATATCCAAAACCATATATTCTATATTGCTTCACTATGACGTTACATTAAAGTAAAACCAATGTTTATATATCAAATGATAAGTGATCTTTTTATGCCTTACTTGGCAAGGTAGGTATACTCTGTTCATTCCTGAAGAAATTCCCTGGATCAACCGCGGTTTTAATCTTCACTAATCGATCAAAGTTCACTCCAAAATACTTCTTTCCATAAACCTTCCCTTCCTTGTAACTATTCTTCCCGTGATCGTTCACACCAATGTCCACATCCCTGTAATTCAAGTAAGCACTCCTAGGCTTCTTGCTCACAAAACCGGTCATGAATCTGTAAAGCACTTTAGCCTGATTCAAGTAACCCTTCTCTATCTCCGGAGAGTTTTCTTTCCAGTTCACAGAGTACTGAATCTTGAAAAGCTTCTTTCTATGCGGAAACGGCGTCGCGGTAACCGCAACCTCAGCCATCTTACCGCCATAGGGATTGAACACAAGCCCGATCTTCCCTAATTCAATCATCCTCTTGAACAGAGACTCAATCCCTTTCTTGGGAATCGCAGTCGCTACATAATCAGACTTCCTCTTCCCGAAACTAGACGAATCAAGATTCCGATCAAGAAACACTTTAGGATCAACCTGAGTCGCGTTAAGACGGTTATCCCACCATAAAGCAGACTGAAACCAAGTCATCTCCGTACAGTTCTCCTTCTTCAAACCCAATTCAGGAAACTCCTTAGCAAGCAACGTAACAACTTCGTCTGCTCTGCctaaaaacagagcaaccaCAGAAGCTCTTACTGTCTTCACCTTGTTCCTCGTCACGGGTTGAATCAGCATCCTCATAAACAGATTCGGATCCGTCTTGGGAGCCACGGATTGCCATTTGGAAACCATATCCACAGCTCCTGAGTTCATGTACTGCTCCACTCTAAAAACAGTAACGGTCGATGGTACAGGAACGAGCTTGACCTTGTATCCCAAAACGACGCCGAAGctacctcctcctccaccggaGATAGCCCAGAAAAGATCCTCACCCATGGCTTTCCGATCCAAAACCCGACCGTTTACATCTACGATCTTCGCGTCCTCGATGTAATCTACAGTTAATCCAAAATTTCTCACCATGTTACCGTAACCACCGCCGCTTACATGACCACCAACACCAACCGTGGGACAAACTCCGGCGGGGAAGCCATGGACTCTGCTTTTCTCCCAAATCCGATAGTAAACTTCGCCGAGAGTGGCTCCGGCGGAGATCCAAGCCGAGTTCGCGGCGATGTCGACGGAGACGTCTCGGAGGTTCGACATGTCGAGGATGAAAAAGGGTTTATCGGAGATGTAAGAGAGACCATCGTAATCGTGGCCGCCGCTACGGATTTTAAGGagaaaatttagagtttttgagCAGAGGACGGCGGCGCTGACGTGGCTCTCGGAGCGAGGAGTGACGATGATCGTGGGTTTTGGAGTAGAAGAAGTGTTGAACCTCGCATTGCGGATGTAAGCGCGGAGGACGGAGGAGAAAGCAGGGCTGCTCTGTGAGAAGACATTGTCGGTGATTTGGGATTGCGGTGATTTCGTCTTCTCGGAGAAACACTTGAGGAATGAGTTGTAGACGGAGTtcgattgagagagagatgagagagggagagagaagaagaggaggaagaagcagtAGAAGAGAGGGACAGAGACAAAGGTTCGTGGAGGATGTGTCGTGAGCATCTTGTCTAAAAGTgagatcttttctctttcttgggTCTCGAGACGTGTGTTCCTCTGTTCTTTGCACTTATCTTGGTTTATTTATAACCGTAGCGAGAAGATATGTcgtttttattactattattttttgttcGTTATATAACAAAAGATATTAGTGGGGGATTAGGGGATGATTAGTGTGATTACAGAGATTTCgttttataacaaaacaaaaaagaaaggttCTACGTAAATCGTCCAACCCGCCTTGAAGCTCTCCTAAATGTAACAAAGAAAACAGTTCTTTTAACAATaccatgattaaaaaaaaaattaaatattccaAATTTCCCATTTAAAATACTCCataaatacacatatttattttataaacaaaaaaaaactcaaatgtaTCTGTAATTTAATTCAGTTTCATTGCATTTATTTACGTTCATTTGAGTCACTATAGTATTTGAAGTTTTTGACATTTATTACAAGGTTAATTATTACGGTAAAAGTTTTTCTTCAATAATTAACTCAAACTAATCTccgttatttataatttaagagTTACTTTATTAGTTTATCACTAGTATTAGTTACGAATTACTTAACCGATTGAAACGTTTATACAATTATACTAATCAAAAGAAGCAAATACTAGAGATTCATAGATGAAAACGGACACAGTTTTGGTCTAgaacattttgattttgtttcatttactttctctttttttaatatgtgttcGATGTTTTAAGTCAATGGTCGTAGCATTCATTGGTCGGGTAGGGTAATATAATCCAATTGGGTTTGTGGGACtagtggatgatgatgatatgaggCAAGAAAAGTTGAAGGAGAAGACCTTTAATTAATGAACCTATACGTACATTGTTTTATAACGAAGCTTCGATACAGTCTTTTGcgacttttttgtttgtcaattcGTTTCAATTTTTACTTAAATAAATTGTAGGCTCTAATAAGATCctttcattttgtatttttgtttttagtcagTATagtgttgataaaaaaaaaaaaaagtttatagtcAGTATAgtattgtttggtttgttgtctAGATACCAACAAAAATGATCATGGGAATGGGGAAAAATTGACTAGACATTCTGAAATACtatcaattattttttccaaCAACCATCAAAATCAGAGAGACGCGTTAATTACAACTTTTGTATTACGcactaaaatgaaaatatatcgTTTGTACATTGGAGTTTTGTGAACTCATTTATTTTGTCATCTTTGATGCTTCTAACTTTTCAAGTCTTCCCCATGTTAAGACTTAAGAACAAAGTCTTCTTAATTCTGTTACGACTTTAAAGAGCTCCGGTTGACCtaaaataacaaatgatttgTCATAGGAACGATATAtactattactattattttgtttgaatggAAAACTATAGTTGCGTAGATAAAGGTGTTTATTATGTTGACGAGTTTATAGCAAAAATCAATGGGCAgtgtttatgataataataCATGTTCTTAACGTAAATTCTTGACCCTATCAAATTAAGAAATTTCAACTGAAatagttaaactttataaaattcaGCAATAAGTTTCAATGTAATAAAGCACCAAATAATTGATTCTTGATGTTATGTTTTGTAGTCATTCTGAATATGGCGTTATGAATGAATACATCGTTTTCTTCTAACTAGTCTTTAACTGATTTCAACCCAAAactaaattaacatttttgttgcATTCCAAAATGAAAACTATAGATTTAATCACAAACTATATTAGATATCCCACATTAGTTGAGATTAGAATCTTTGGGTATTATAAATATGATGTGGCAATCTTCTTCGTTTGAGATAGCTTTTTTGAAGTGAGTTAGGCTGATTACTAATTAGTGATATCGATATCTCACATGAGTTGGGATTATAATTATTGGATAGTATTATACGTGATGTGGTAACCATCCTTTCTTGAGCTAGGTTTTAGGTGTTGAGTTAAGCTCATTACTAATCTGGTATCAGATAAATGGTCAGCCCAACTGACTAATTTCCACAAAAATGATTTCCACCTGCGTAGCTCATTTAAATGTCTGTCTTGTTGTATATCTGAGAAATTGGGTTTggatagttttagtgttggacCATTTCCAACCCACATTTCAAGAGGAGCTATCAGATATTATACATTGGTTGGGATTAAAATCATTGGGTAGTATATATGTGATGTAACAATCGTAGTCTCTTGAGATAGCTTTTGAGTGTTGAGTTAGATTTACTAATAAACTACGAAATATGCAAGAATTTATATACAATCTAATTTaacctatatattatataaatgaaCTATTAGATAGTCGCCAAAAGCTATGTTTTATAAATGGACAGAGGTCAGAGCTCTTACTCACAATTATTTTGCATTTTGTATCTTGCATTTTCCATTTTTCTGACAGAAAGAATATCGTAGGCTCTAAACACTTCTCTTGTATAATTATTACTCCCTccatttttatttacttgtcattctaggcacaattttttggttcagtttgcTTGTCATTCTCAGTTTCCAATgcacttttaataaaaaaattatcttatttacccttcattatataaatcaaatattaaatactTTAGAAGTTTAGTGTGTCAAATAAGGATATAATagactatttaaatattttcttaatatctGTGAAACAAGTTAGAATGACAACTAAAAAAACCCAGAGGGAGTATTAATTAGTATAATCGGTTAATATGTCTCTATGTATTTCTTTCTGTAGTGTATGGAACAAAATATTGACTTAACATTCTGAAATACACTAGTATTAATTAAGAATTTGCATGAACCTTCAAAATCAGATATAGCTCTCAATAAATGTTTTTGACTAGTACTAATTTGATTACATTGTAAATTGTAGTTTTGTCCACTCGTTTCGTTTtcattcttttatgtttatgacttttaagttttcttctttaggGTAAAAATTAAAAGGGCTCTTCTGCTAACAATTTTAAAAGCAGAAGATATCTTTTTTTCACGAATTGAAACTattgtgaagaaaaaagaaagtaggAAAACTGTAATTTTCTTTAGATACGATACGATGCATACTTTGTTGCCGAGCTATAACATTAAGGATGCACACGATACACATCCATTTTAGTGCAATTCTCaacataaaaatttgatattttacagATCATGTGGATGTGGGTAAACGTTAAcgatagaaaaaaaagagtccaaacataaacccttttaaaacctgTAAAACTAAGAAGATTCAATTGAAATTTAGATCAAAAATGATAAACTTCAACTTTAAGATTCGCTATGACAAAgcaaccaatttttttcttttcattattatgttttttctttaaagttgAAAGTGAAAGGGTTTTCTTTGTGTGGCTTACATTTTCATACGTTGTGATGTTAATAAACATGCGTTCACGAATTCAATCCACGATAACGtgtttttcttcgtttttcGTTTACTTCTCTTATGCCGAAAagtaaaatttcattttttttttctttttttggttaattgtaACATTTCATTTTTGAATTGCAAGAAGTTCTCAATTAACGATAAGacaaatgatttattttatttgttagtagtatattttttttgtataagcattgttaaaaatgttttttccaaaaacatcTGATTATTTTAGAAAGTTTTATTCGTATTTTCGATAATTTAACTTCAACAAGCTTAGTTATTGCATCATCATGTTATATAAAATAGTGCACGTACTGTGGTACgtgttttgaattattattgttattttttctcaAACGTGTTTTGAATTATGGATGTCTAGAAAATTAATTGGTAGTTTAGATTccttcaaatcacatattcaaaaaaaaaaaaaaaaaaaaaaaaaaaaaaaaaaaNaaaaaaaaaaaaaaaaaaaaaagatcacatATTCAAATAGACGCAAAACAAATTTgaatgaataatttttaaagcaTAACAGTTATTTAACGAGAtcgaataaataaataaatcacagATTAATCCTtaaaattgaaactttgattAGCTCCTTGTATTTTTCTTCATCAGCTATGCGTCAGCATGACCATTGACCACAACGGCGATTGCTTCCGACATCAATGCCTGTTGTTGCATTTATCAGATTATTTCACGTGCAAGAGACCATTACGCCTTCTCGAAGTACGTGATCTAAAGCTTCCTCCGCTACCAAGTAATAAAGTAGACgtttctaaaaactaaaaacttgcCCGTCACCGATTAC from the Camelina sativa cultivar DH55 chromosome 12, Cs, whole genome shotgun sequence genome contains:
- the LOC104731474 gene encoding reticuline oxidase-like protein; protein product: MIKEQTFVSVLCVVLFLVSLPFSTFAAPPSSDSIYESFVQCFSDKTKSPQTQITDNVFSHSNPSYTSVLRAYIRNARFNTSSTPKPTIIVTPRSESHVSAAVVCSKTQNFLVKIRSGGHDYEGLSYISDKPFFILDMSNLRDVTVNIADQSAWISAGATLGEVYHGIWEKSKVHGFPAGVCPTVGVGGHISGAGYGNMVRKFGLSVDYVEDAKIVDVKGQILDRKAMGEDLFWAISGGGGASFGVVLGYKVKLVPVPKTVTVFRVEQYMDSGAVDMVYKWQSVGPKTDPSLFMRMLIQPVTRKKVKTVRASVVALFLGRADEVVALLRKEFPELGLKKKDCQEMTWIQSVLWWDNNENATKTNPKVLLDRELDTASFGKRKSDYVATAIPKKGIESLFKKMIELGKIGLVFNPYGGKMAEVAVDATPFPHRKKLFKIQYSVNWKENSPEIEKGYLNQAKVLYRFMTGFVSKKPRSAYLNYRDVDIGVNDHGKNSYKEGKVYGKKYFGVNFDRLVKIKTAVDPENFFRNEQSIPTLPSKA
- the LOC104731475 gene encoding reticuline oxidase-like protein; translated protein: MLTTHPPRTFVSVPLFYCFFLLFFSLPLSSLSQSNSVYNSFLKCFSEKTKSPQSQITDNVFSQSSPAFSSVLRAYIRNARFNTSSTPKPTIIVTPRSESHVSAAVLCSKTLNFLLKIRSGGHDYDGLSYISDKPFFILDMSNLRDVSVDIAANSAWISAGATLGEVYYRIWEKSRVHGFPAGVCPTVGVGGHVSGGGYGNMVRNFGLTVDYIEDAKIVDVNGRVLDRKAMGEDLFWAISGGGGGSFGVVLGYKVKLVPVPSTVTVFRVEQYMNSGAVDMVSKWQSVAPKTDPNLFMRMLIQPVTRNKVKTVRASVVALFLGRADEVVTLLAKEFPELGLKKENCTEMTWFQSALWWDNRLNATQVDPKVFLDRNLDSSSFGKRKSDYVATAIPKKGIESLFKRMIELGKIGLVFNPYGGKMAEVAVTATPFPHRKKLFKIQYSVNWKENSPEIEKGYLNQAKVLYRFMTGFVSKKPRSAYLNYRDVDIGVNDHGKNSYKEGKVYGKKYFGVNFDRLVKIKTAVDPGNFFRNEQSIPTLPNATGTLLPAPGTARRWSRAGRATVAATVILHVF